CTGCAGGGTTTATTACTAGTTTGTAAGAAACAAAAGTTACTCAATCTTCAGTGACAGAAATCTTAATGGACAAAGATCAAATAAACACCACTCAAATGTTCAACAAATGtggtacatgtaccttcattttttctgctttgataATGTTTGAcagaagaaaaatgtatgatttatattttcttatattaaaggatagaaattAACTCATACCTTAATATAAAGGagagctaaaaaaaattttcaaagatatttaatttacCATTAGTGTCATTTATcaacattaaaatgttttgatttctttgacAAATACCAAACAAGGTTTCTCTGATTGTATTCTTATAATGTACACAGTTTGTTTagacattaaatgtataaacatttaattcattGACAATACAATCACTACACTaaaacagtttgttattgtgatgtataaacatgataaacaaaTCAATGATATTGTTGACATGAACTAAATGGAcgtatatttttatatgcatgactctattatataatataattaattatctttatgctaatacatgttatatatatacacacagtcAGTTTGTcaacatgtaatacatataaaCAATGTTACACTGCTGTGTAATGTTCTAgacatattgtattttcttcactgtACCTGTGtactcagccacaaagaggttgtctctggtgtccacacataaaccccgtGGACcgtgtaaatgacagttgtcaatgtagcggaggaactgtccgtcctgatccaggatgtggatacacTGGTGCATAATGTTAATGTCTGCTGTCAGGAtgcgaccctggctgtctgttgtgatgctgATTGGACCAAATGATCCCTCtgtagtagagggaggaccagtgtaggtaaaccggagtttcccgacctgattgaccaccactactgcatggGCTCCACAGTcggacacacagatatctaggttcctgttctcactgatgtgtTTAGTGTACTCACCAGATGAAAAGAGAGGTCGTCCTTTGtcgtcgtactgaatactttgtttctctgtggagccagagtaacacacagcttttgtttgtttatcatcatcactgtccatgacaaccaggaggtcaccagaggaggtactacagacatcGAGAGGTATCCACCcccgtagtctgatcactgtctttatctttttattcttcactatgttcacagttctatctctgtcatcagtataaactagatccccactccttgtcactgctatgtcccgTGGAACGTCCCCTGACTTGGTTTTGACTGACTTCACTAGTTTCCCACTGAGGTTGTACAGACTCATGATTTTGTCCTCACCACACGTCCACATCTCCTCATCACTCAGACAGGACACACTGTATAATCGTTCATACTTGGTCTTTATCTGTGTGATGAtccgtggtacatcaatgagcggtctgtccaggggagaggactcagcaccgggagattccatggtgtagccatgttcttctgttttgatagatgacgctgacagagatccaaactgttgataaagctgttctttgttgatcttctgaggggtaaaacttggtaaggacactgtgagtttaggaggcaatcttctgaattcatcattcctggatttgtaggcagagacacggctgacatcattggagtccagTAACGTCTTCAGTTCAGTaatggtctgtgtgatttcagaaatggtgtgtttaatttcatcttcctgtttgtcTAAGACAGCCAGGTGTTTGGTGTCCATTTCCTCCATGTTAGATTTCATGTTTCTGATAATGGtgtttatttctctgtgcaagtcttCTCCATGTCTGTCGATTTCTGTTGTTAATTTCTGGGAGT
This genomic window from Crassostrea angulata isolate pt1a10 chromosome 8, ASM2561291v2, whole genome shotgun sequence contains:
- the LOC128158111 gene encoding uncharacterized protein LOC128158111, which codes for MSKKYLTMDKRWAQDVLRCPLCETPGPPMYCDICHLYLCKACVGEHLSDQSKEHKVLPFKKRGSTPKCPKHSSNISVLYCEQCDIPICATCASSKEHSGHKFIEITKNIDIKKEIIQKDLQELEKSIYPKYQEIASIIPVQKSALNENSQKLTTEIDRHGEDLHREINTIIRNMKSNMEEMDTKHLAVLDKQEDEIKHTISEITQTITELKTLLDSNDVSRVSAYKSRNDEFRRLPPKLTVSLPSFTPQKINKEQLYQQFGSLSASSIKTEEHGYTMESPGAESSPLDRPLIDVPRIITQIKTKYERLYSVSCLSDEEMWTCGEDKIMSLYNLSGKLVKSVKTKSGDVPRDIAVTRSGDLVYTDDRDRTVNIVKNKKIKTVIRLRGWIPLDVCSTSSGDLLVVMDSDDDKQTKAVCYSGSTEKQSIQYDDKGRPLFSSGEYTKHISENRNLDICVSDCGAHAVVVVNQVGKLRFTYTGPPSTTEGSFGPISITTDSQGRILTADINIMHQCIHILDQDGQFLRYIDNCHLHGPRGLCVDTRDNLFVAEYTGTVKKIQYV